A genomic segment from Nodularia sphaerocarpa UHCC 0038 encodes:
- the recN gene encoding DNA repair protein RecN: MLLYLRIQNFALIDQLELEFGAGLNVLTGETGAGKSIILDAIDAALGGKVSSRVIRTGTNRSMVEATFTSNPPLTAWLMEQEIDLIEDNCVIVSREITATTSNIRSRSRVNGVLVNRQIMGGLRDRLVEITAQGQTVQVGQSAQVREWLDVYGGDSLLQQRQIIATAFTAYQKAHLVLEKRRTSERERLQQLDLLTYQIQELKAANLHDPQEWEQLVQERERLNHVVELQQMSYKVYQSLYQNDNETPAAADLLGDSEATLTDMVEYDFQLQPLLDLVRDAQTVMIEVGRQINAYGSSLEADPQRLQEVEERIQELKQICRKYGPTLTEAIAYYQRIQEELAELNDSEQSIESLEQHEIACSAHLTQACAKLTKLRRQTAAYLESQLLCELKPLAMEKVKFQVEIAASSPTAAGADKITFMFSPNPGEPMQPLIAIASGGEMSRFLLALKACFCQVDAAETMVFDEIDVGVSGRVAQAIAEKLHQLSQNNQVLCVTHQPLIAAMADRHFRVDKQTISQGINTEQRTVVRVTNLENLSNRREELAQLAGGKSATDAIAFAESLLLQAANHRRQEIN, from the coding sequence ATGTTACTTTACCTGCGAATCCAAAATTTTGCCCTAATTGACCAACTAGAACTGGAATTTGGCGCTGGACTCAATGTATTGACAGGTGAAACCGGCGCGGGAAAATCGATTATCTTGGATGCTATTGATGCGGCTTTGGGTGGTAAAGTCTCTAGTCGAGTGATTCGCACTGGTACAAATCGCTCAATGGTAGAAGCTACTTTTACATCCAATCCTCCCTTAACGGCTTGGTTGATGGAACAGGAAATCGATTTAATTGAAGATAACTGTGTAATAGTTAGCCGAGAAATTACCGCCACTACCAGTAATATCCGCAGTCGCTCACGGGTGAATGGAGTGTTGGTAAATCGGCAAATTATGGGAGGTTTGCGCGATCGCCTGGTGGAAATTACCGCTCAAGGTCAAACTGTACAGGTGGGACAATCCGCCCAAGTCCGGGAATGGTTAGATGTGTATGGTGGTGACTCGCTTCTACAACAACGTCAAATCATCGCCACGGCTTTTACTGCTTACCAAAAAGCTCATCTGGTCTTAGAAAAACGCCGGACATCAGAACGGGAACGTCTACAGCAACTCGATTTACTTACCTATCAAATACAGGAATTGAAAGCTGCGAATCTCCATGATCCCCAGGAATGGGAACAACTGGTACAAGAACGAGAACGCCTCAATCATGTAGTGGAATTGCAACAGATGAGTTACAAGGTGTATCAGTCCTTGTATCAAAACGATAATGAAACCCCAGCCGCCGCAGATTTATTGGGGGATAGTGAAGCGACATTAACTGACATGGTAGAGTATGATTTCCAACTGCAACCTTTGTTGGATTTGGTTAGGGATGCTCAAACTGTGATGATTGAGGTGGGAAGACAAATTAATGCTTATGGAAGTAGTTTGGAAGCTGATCCTCAACGATTGCAAGAAGTAGAAGAACGCATTCAAGAGTTAAAACAAATTTGTCGCAAGTATGGACCGACTTTGACAGAAGCGATCGCATATTACCAACGCATCCAAGAGGAATTAGCAGAACTCAATGATAGCGAACAATCCATTGAAAGTTTAGAACAACACGAAATAGCCTGTTCTGCACATCTGACTCAAGCTTGTGCCAAGTTAACAAAATTGCGTCGTCAAACCGCAGCTTATTTAGAATCTCAATTGCTGTGTGAATTGAAGCCGTTAGCGATGGAAAAGGTGAAGTTTCAGGTGGAGATAGCGGCTAGTTCCCCCACCGCCGCAGGTGCAGATAAAATTACCTTTATGTTTAGCCCGAATCCTGGGGAACCAATGCAACCTTTGATTGCGATCGCCTCTGGTGGTGAAATGAGTCGGTTTTTGTTAGCACTAAAAGCCTGTTTTTGTCAAGTGGATGCCGCCGAAACAATGGTATTTGATGAAATTGATGTGGGAGTTTCTGGGAGAGTTGCTCAGGCGATCGCCGAAAAATTACATCAACTCAGCCAAAATAACCAAGTATTATGCGTCACCCATCAGCCTTTAATTGCCGCGATGGCTGATCGACATTTCCGTGTAGATAAACAAACAATTAGCCAAGGTATTAATACTGAGCAGCGTACAGTGGTGCGAGTCACTAATTTAGAAAACCTCAGCAATCGCCGCGAAGAACTAGCGCAGTTAGCTGGTGGTAAGTCTGCCACAGATGCGATCGCTTTTGCAGAGTCCTTATTATTACAAGCAGCTAATCATCGTCGCCAAGAAATAAATTAG
- a CDS encoding ABC1 kinase family protein, with protein MIVKTFPPTSRKTEDEPQVTEVFTENGKSTLVVPSPKRINQKLETEAILYDPQEIGAYYRQRPLKVLQRIFAVLGPTISFVFGLWWDSRRGIAVKKDQRRAVQLRELLTKLGPAYIKIGQALSTRPDLVPPAYLEELTRLQDQLPPFANEIAYQFIEEELGAPPPDIYAEISRHPIAAASLGQVYKGKLKTGEEVAIKVQRPDLREKIAIDLFILRQIAAWVKNRVKRIRSDLVGILDELGDRIFEEMDYIHEGENAERFFELYGHIEDIYVPKIYWEYTNRRVLTMEWITGIKLTQTAEINAQGIDARYLIEVGVQCSLRQLLEHGFFHADPHPGNLLATPEGKLAYLDFGMMSEVQPPQRYGLIEAIVHVVNRDFEGLANDYVKLDFLSPETDLTPIIPAFARVFADAQGASVADLNIKSITDELSALMYEYPFRVPPYYALIIRSLVTLEGIAIYIDPEFKVLSEAYPYVAKRLLTDQAPQLRTSLQNLLFKDEKFRWNRLENLLRNAKKNQDYDFNLVLDQGVEFLSSERGSFIRDKLVDEFVNGLNAVGKNVLHNFTYVLRERVGLTAVNETPGATVEQQQTLEHIKNILNILRATRGFDPLQLAPQLAQLLVNPGVQRLGQQITNRLTQKAIARLIRELLAAEEVNSSQGRALAKPARASLPARV; from the coding sequence ATGATTGTTAAGACATTTCCCCCGACTTCCCGAAAAACCGAGGACGAACCACAAGTGACTGAAGTATTCACAGAAAATGGCAAATCAACTTTGGTTGTTCCTTCACCAAAACGCATAAACCAAAAGTTAGAGACTGAGGCCATACTTTACGATCCCCAAGAGATAGGAGCATATTATCGCCAACGCCCCCTGAAAGTTTTGCAGCGAATTTTTGCAGTTTTGGGGCCGACTATTTCCTTTGTTTTTGGGTTGTGGTGGGACAGCCGGCGGGGAATAGCCGTGAAAAAAGATCAACGTCGAGCCGTTCAGTTGCGAGAATTACTGACGAAACTGGGACCGGCTTATATTAAAATTGGACAGGCTTTATCCACTAGACCGGATTTGGTTCCCCCGGCATATTTAGAAGAATTAACGAGGTTACAGGACCAATTACCTCCATTTGCTAACGAAATTGCTTACCAATTTATTGAAGAAGAATTAGGCGCACCACCGCCGGATATTTACGCCGAAATTTCGCGCCACCCAATAGCCGCAGCTTCTTTGGGGCAAGTTTACAAGGGTAAACTGAAAACTGGTGAAGAAGTCGCCATTAAAGTTCAACGCCCTGATTTAAGAGAAAAAATTGCCATTGACTTGTTTATTTTGCGCCAAATCGCCGCTTGGGTAAAAAACCGAGTTAAAAGAATCCGCAGTGACTTGGTTGGTATTCTCGATGAATTAGGCGATCGCATCTTTGAAGAGATGGATTATATTCATGAGGGAGAAAATGCCGAACGCTTCTTTGAGTTATATGGACATATAGAAGACATTTACGTTCCCAAGATTTACTGGGAATATACCAATCGTCGCGTCTTGACGATGGAGTGGATAACCGGCATAAAATTAACCCAAACCGCCGAAATTAACGCTCAAGGGATCGATGCTCGTTATCTGATTGAAGTGGGTGTGCAGTGTTCCCTGCGCCAGCTACTAGAACACGGATTTTTCCACGCTGACCCCCATCCAGGTAATTTGTTAGCCACACCAGAGGGTAAACTAGCTTACCTCGACTTTGGGATGATGAGTGAAGTACAGCCGCCCCAAAGATATGGTTTAATTGAGGCGATCGTTCACGTAGTTAACCGTGACTTTGAAGGTTTAGCCAACGACTACGTAAAACTAGATTTTTTATCCCCAGAAACAGACTTAACCCCAATTATTCCCGCATTTGCCAGAGTGTTTGCTGATGCTCAAGGAGCCAGTGTTGCTGACTTAAACATCAAAAGCATCACAGATGAACTCTCCGCTTTAATGTATGAATATCCTTTCCGCGTTCCTCCCTACTACGCTTTAATTATTCGCTCCCTGGTAACTTTAGAAGGTATTGCTATATATATAGACCCCGAATTTAAAGTTCTCAGCGAAGCTTATCCTTATGTTGCGAAACGCCTGTTAACCGACCAAGCACCACAATTAAGAACATCGCTGCAAAATTTGCTGTTTAAAGATGAAAAATTCCGGTGGAATCGGTTAGAAAACTTGCTGCGTAATGCTAAGAAAAATCAAGATTACGACTTCAATCTAGTTTTAGACCAGGGAGTAGAATTTCTCTCTTCTGAACGTGGTTCATTTATTCGTGACAAACTGGTAGATGAATTTGTCAATGGACTCAATGCTGTAGGCAAAAATGTTCTGCACAACTTCACTTATGTACTGCGAGAACGAGTAGGTTTGACAGCAGTTAACGAAACCCCAGGGGCGACAGTTGAACAACAACAAACCTTAGAGCATATTAAAAATATTTTAAATATTCTCCGAGCCACCCGTGGTTTTGACCCACTACAACTAGCGCCCCAACTGGCTCAATTGTTAGTAAATCCAGGTGTACAGCGTTTGGGTCAACAAATTACCAATCGTCTCACGCAAAAAGCCATAGCCCGGTTAATTCGGGAGTTATTAGCTGCGGAAGAAGTCAACAGCAGCCAAGGTCGTGCGTTAGCCAAACCTGCAAGAGCCTCTTTACCCGCAAGAGTGTAG